GGAGAGGTTAGGTGAGGGTTGATGAGATTGAACTTAAAATCCCTCACCCTAACCCTCTCCCAAAGGGCGAGGGAAGAAAAATGCGTAACATGAGTTAATGATTCCTAATCCTAATTACTTAAGAAAAGAGGTATACTTATGAGCACTGTACTCGAACAACCGGGAATCGATCTGTCAACGATCGTTCTTCCGGATTATTCCGGCCTGTCATGCAAAGTCGCCGATAAATCCCAAGCCGATTTTGGCCGTAAAGAAATAACGATTGCCGAAGAAGAGATGCCCGGCCTCATGGCCGTTCGTCAGAAATACGGCAAGGACAAGCCGCTCAAAGGCGCCCGCATCACCGGCTCGCTGCACATGACCATCCAAACGGCGGTTTTGATCGAAACCCTTAAGACGCTGGGCGCGGATGTTCGTTGGGCTTCCTGCAATATCTTTTCCACGCAGGATCACGCCGCCGCCGCCATCGCCGAGACCGGAACTCCTGTCTTCGCCTGGAAAGGCGAATCGCTGGAGGATTATTGGGAATGCACGCTGCAAGCTCTTTCTTTCCCTGGCGGCAAAGGCCCCAACCTGATTGTGGACGACGGCGGCGACGCCACGCTGCTGGTTCATCGCGGCTGCCGGGCGGAAGAGAATCCCGCGCTTCTCGACGAATCCACAGACGTGCGTGAGCTGGCCATCATCAACGCCCTGCTCAAGCGGGAATTGAAGAAGAATCCCCGCCGCTGGCATGAGATCGTCAAGGATATCCAGGGCGTATCCGAAGAAACCACCACCGGCGTACATCGTCTATACGAAATGATGGAGAAGGGAACGCTTCTCTTCCCGGCGATCAATGTCAACGATTCCGTCACCAAGTCGAAATTCGACAACCTCTACGGCTGCCGCGAGTCATTAGCCGACGGCATCAAGCGCGCCACCGACGTCATGGTCGCGGGCAAGGTGGTCTGCGTCTGCGGCTATGGCGACGTGGGCAAGGGCTGCG
This window of the Candidatus Omnitrophota bacterium genome carries:
- the ahcY gene encoding adenosylhomocysteinase, whose translation is MSTIVLPDYSGLSCKVADKSQADFGRKEITIAEEEMPGLMAVRQKYGKDKPLKGARITGSLHMTIQTAVLIETLKTLGADVRWASCNIFSTQDHAAAAIAETGTPVFAWKGESLEDYWECTLQALSFPGGKGPNLIVDDGGDATLLVHRGCRAEENPALLDESTDVRELAIINALLKRELKKNPRRWHEIVKDIQGVSEETTTGVHRLYEMMEKGTLLFPAINVNDSVTKSKFDNLYGCRESLADGIKRATDVMVAGKVVCVCGYGDVGKGCAQSMRGFGARVLVTEIDPICALQACMEGFEVTTLEDALPEANIFVTTTGNCDIIRIEHMEKMKDQAIVCNIGHFDDEIQVDKLINYPGIQRKNIKPQVDQFTFPGGHSIFLLAEGRLVNLGCATGHPSFVMSNSFTNQTLAQIDLWKEKKAIGVYRLSKQLDEEVARLHLVKLSAKLTRLTQKQANYIGVPIEGPYKPEHYRY